A single region of the Borrelia hermsii DAH genome encodes:
- a CDS encoding phosphomevalonate kinase produces MDIINFSVPGNLLLMGEYFILEENGLGLAIAIKERAYFSFKQSDTWRFFAKKTKIDNFTLIENNDDFVFRMFRYLKQKYFANLEDFPFDVYIDTSNFFLNSGVKKGFGSSAVVAVGIVCGIFLILNDINYFVKDKIFMYCLEAYRHAQGGMGSGYDIATSLFGGVVRFRGGDSPTYELLDKICFDNFYLMQGLNPVKTTSSIIKYNEHRSYLMSFMEDFNIVMEEIILNASNFSGCLLPSLKLAKDIGLEIGRRIGISADLPLSLSYLEKECTFIKALGAGNETFLVYKPNFEVFKQFNIEPINLDLDGVKFQ; encoded by the coding sequence ATGGATATAATTAATTTTTCAGTGCCTGGTAATTTACTTTTAATGGGTGAATATTTTATTTTGGAAGAAAATGGTCTTGGACTTGCAATTGCAATCAAAGAAAGAGCTTATTTTTCTTTTAAACAAAGTGATACTTGGCGTTTTTTTGCTAAAAAAACCAAAATTGATAATTTTACTTTAATAGAAAATAATGATGATTTTGTTTTTAGGATGTTTAGATATTTAAAACAGAAATATTTTGCTAATTTAGAAGATTTTCCCTTTGATGTTTATATTGATACAAGTAATTTTTTTTTAAATAGTGGCGTCAAAAAAGGATTTGGTTCGAGTGCTGTTGTTGCTGTTGGGATTGTATGTGGAATTTTTTTGATTTTAAATGATATTAATTATTTTGTTAAAGATAAAATTTTTATGTATTGTCTAGAAGCTTACAGACATGCTCAGGGAGGTATGGGTAGTGGATATGATATTGCTACGAGTCTTTTTGGCGGCGTTGTTAGGTTTAGAGGAGGAGATTCTCCTACGTATGAACTTTTAGATAAAATATGTTTTGATAATTTTTATTTAATGCAAGGTTTAAATCCAGTTAAGACTACTAGTTCGATTATTAAATATAATGAACATAGGTCTTATTTAATGAGTTTTATGGAAGACTTTAATATTGTAATGGAAGAAATTATTCTTAATGCTAGTAATTTTTCTGGTTGTTTGCTGCCTAGTTTGAAGTTGGCAAAAGATATAGGATTAGAAATTGGAAGGAGGATAGGCATTTCTGCTGATTTGCCCTTAAGTCTTTCTTATCTTGAAAAGGAATGCACCTTTATTAAGGCTTTGGGTGCTGGAAATGAAACTTTTTTAGTTTATAAGCCGAATTTTGAAGTTTTTAAACAATTTAATATTGAACCAATAAATCTAGATTTAGATGGTGTTAAATTTCAGTAG
- a CDS encoding hydroxymethylglutaryl-CoA reductase, degradative: MRLSENFRNKNISDKRQEIKSILKLNPCDFFYDSVDENFLCHMIENYVGYLSLPIGIVKNLKVNGKYYAVPIATEESSVIAALNFAAKILESANLSYSVGEVLGIAQVYIRTDKDLSDMLLSLFEKIDLWSKPLLHNMELRGGGFRRLSTKFIKEIGIQKLNIYVDVCDAMGSNLLNSVAERVAHHITLEFGYECVLKILSNDSNDFVIKANFKLNVNALLKDNEESLALAQNISLISKIGFFEEERAVTNNKGIMNGITGLCVATLNDTRALAACIHKFASRSGRYLPLSKFYISDENLIGEIELPLQVGVKGGSASSHEAAILSFKIMGIDCKEEFMGILSCVGLASNFAALRALALDGIQRGHMKLHVNKILYLLKRDYNLSSDEIEKILLKMSDSGIYSLDFALKLLKDLRV, from the coding sequence ATGAGACTTAGTGAGAATTTTAGAAATAAAAATATTTCAGATAAAAGACAAGAGATAAAGAGTATTTTAAAATTGAATCCTTGCGATTTTTTTTATGATTCTGTTGATGAGAATTTTCTTTGTCACATGATAGAGAATTATGTTGGGTATTTATCCTTGCCCATTGGCATTGTAAAAAATTTGAAGGTAAATGGAAAGTATTATGCTGTACCTATTGCTACAGAGGAATCTTCAGTTATTGCCGCATTAAATTTTGCAGCTAAGATTCTTGAGAGCGCTAATTTAAGTTATTCTGTGGGTGAAGTGTTAGGTATTGCTCAAGTTTATATAAGAACAGATAAAGATTTAAGTGATATGCTCCTTAGTCTTTTTGAAAAAATTGATCTTTGGTCTAAGCCTCTTTTGCATAATATGGAGCTTAGGGGTGGCGGATTTAGAAGGCTTTCGACTAAGTTTATTAAGGAAATTGGTATTCAAAAATTAAATATTTATGTAGATGTTTGTGATGCTATGGGTTCAAATTTGCTGAATTCGGTAGCTGAAAGGGTGGCTCATCATATTACTTTGGAGTTTGGATATGAGTGTGTTTTAAAAATTTTAAGCAATGATTCAAATGATTTTGTTATAAAAGCTAATTTTAAATTAAATGTTAATGCTTTGCTTAAAGATAATGAAGAATCTTTGGCTTTGGCTCAAAATATATCTCTTATTTCTAAGATAGGATTTTTTGAAGAGGAACGTGCTGTTACTAATAATAAAGGTATTATGAATGGCATAACGGGTTTATGTGTCGCTACACTTAATGATACAAGGGCTCTTGCTGCATGCATACATAAGTTTGCCTCAAGAAGTGGTAGATATTTACCTCTTAGCAAATTTTATATTTCTGATGAAAATTTAATTGGAGAGATTGAATTGCCTTTACAAGTTGGAGTTAAAGGAGGTTCAGCTAGTTCTCATGAAGCAGCTATATTGAGCTTTAAGATTATGGGAATTGATTGCAAAGAGGAATTTATGGGTATTCTCTCTTGTGTTGGTCTTGCAAGTAATTTTGCGGCTTTAAGAGCACTTGCTCTTGATGGAATTCAAAGAGGGCATATGAAACTTCATGTTAATAAGATTTTATATCTTCTTAAAAGGGATTATAATCTTTCAAGTGATGAGATAGAAAAAATATTATTGAAAATGAGTGACAGTGGAATTTATTCTCTTGATTTTGCTCTTAAACTTTTAAAGGATTTGCGAGTGTAG
- a CDS encoding methyl-accepting chemotaxis protein — MKLKVRILLIVSILISIFISVLFFVFGMTINSSLVEQQLDLMENLIGNVKNSVTIYLSSMEERVKINSMYLDSSDRFESIAKSKPKRIEAILDQIEILLKTGRGSNLMITNNKGEIIFTTAVKDNSDYGISIADKGYFVNLRSTSSVYNSSVLLADSGSVEEVLMKDISKIRNKAGQIPYLLIGVPLRDHDTNDIFGYFMIFYATDYLYNSFKGIVFGTLGSGRAMVFDKTGSFLVHHTWFPGDNLVGTNPYYDDVIKKTSEDLIQKNKEISVGRYVDPLDTAYIGLAQKIKCKLSNMSFIVYLRVKEKDFYYMSRLTTVILGVSFIVTLVVLGGVTIYLVGKLSAVLNGILSYSGRLASGDFTVSNYSLEWKTLELCGLYENLELLRSNFSSVARGVVENLDYLYENAIQIANASQNLSSGAVEQASTLEEMTANIEQISQGVIENTDNASTTESIAVNTNEKTRDGHQSVVKAIEAMEVITDKISVIDEITRQTNLLALNASIEAARVGDKGKGFEVVAAEVRKLADQSKESAREIIDIAHKSLTIASKAGNNFEQIVPGMEKTAGLVKNITRESSNQSNQIGQFKNAIEQVSQLVQTTASSSEELSAMSDRMLESVKHLKESVDYFKIDK; from the coding sequence CTGAAGCTGAAAGTTAGGATATTACTTATTGTTAGTATTCTTATATCGATTTTTATTTCTGTATTATTTTTCGTATTTGGGATGACGATTAATTCTAGCTTAGTAGAGCAGCAGTTAGATCTTATGGAAAATCTTATTGGCAATGTCAAAAATTCTGTAACCATATATCTCTCATCAATGGAAGAGAGGGTTAAAATTAATTCAATGTATTTAGACTCTTCAGATAGATTTGAATCTATTGCTAAAAGTAAGCCTAAGAGAATAGAGGCTATTTTAGATCAAATTGAGATCTTGCTTAAGACAGGCAGAGGTAGCAACTTGATGATAACTAATAATAAAGGCGAGATAATATTTACTACTGCTGTTAAAGATAATAGTGATTATGGCATTTCTATTGCAGATAAGGGATATTTTGTTAATTTAAGGAGCACTAGTTCTGTTTATAACTCTTCTGTTCTTTTGGCAGATTCTGGGTCTGTTGAAGAGGTTTTGATGAAGGATATTTCTAAGATTAGGAATAAGGCGGGACAAATTCCTTATTTATTAATAGGCGTTCCTTTAAGAGATCATGATACCAATGATATTTTTGGTTATTTTATGATCTTTTATGCTACCGATTATCTTTATAATTCATTTAAAGGTATTGTTTTTGGAACATTAGGCAGTGGTCGGGCTATGGTATTTGACAAAACGGGTTCATTTCTTGTCCATCATACTTGGTTTCCTGGCGATAACTTAGTTGGTACTAATCCTTACTATGATGACGTAATTAAGAAGACTTCTGAAGATTTAATACAGAAAAATAAAGAAATTAGTGTAGGACGTTATGTTGACCCTCTTGACACCGCATATATTGGACTTGCTCAAAAGATAAAATGTAAATTGTCTAATATGTCATTTATAGTATATTTGAGAGTTAAGGAAAAAGATTTTTATTATATGTCTAGACTTACTACTGTAATTTTGGGGGTAAGTTTTATAGTTACTTTAGTTGTTCTTGGAGGGGTTACTATTTATCTTGTAGGTAAACTTAGTGCTGTTTTAAATGGAATTTTAAGTTACTCCGGAAGACTTGCTTCTGGAGATTTTACTGTTTCAAATTATTCTTTAGAGTGGAAAACTTTAGAACTTTGTGGATTATATGAAAATTTGGAGCTTTTAAGATCTAACTTTTCATCTGTTGCTAGAGGAGTTGTTGAGAACCTTGATTATCTTTATGAAAATGCAATTCAGATAGCAAATGCGAGTCAGAATTTAAGTTCAGGAGCAGTTGAACAAGCATCTACATTAGAAGAGATGACAGCAAATATTGAGCAGATATCCCAAGGTGTTATTGAGAATACCGATAATGCTTCTACTACTGAGAGTATTGCTGTTAACACTAATGAGAAAACCCGTGATGGACATCAATCTGTTGTTAAAGCTATTGAGGCGATGGAAGTTATTACAGATAAAATAAGTGTTATTGATGAGATAACAAGGCAAACCAATTTACTTGCTTTAAATGCTTCTATTGAAGCTGCTAGAGTAGGGGATAAGGGTAAGGGATTTGAAGTTGTAGCTGCTGAGGTTAGGAAGCTTGCTGATCAGAGCAAGGAGTCTGCTAGAGAAATTATTGATATTGCACATAAGAGTTTGACTATTGCAAGTAAAGCAGGTAATAATTTTGAGCAGATTGTTCCTGGAATGGAGAAAACAGCTGGGCTTGTTAAGAATATTACTCGTGAGAGTTCTAATCAGAGTAATCAGATTGGACAATTTAAGAATGCAATAGAACAAGTTAGTCAATTGGTTCAAACAACAGCATCAAGTAGTGAGGAACTCTCAGCAATGTCTGATAGAATGTTGGAGAGTGTTAAACATTTAAAGGAATCCGTAGATTACTTTAAGATTGATAAATAA
- a CDS encoding CAP domain-containing protein, which translates to MQKKFICIILIFTSQFTLLGINEDLKFLYSSIHKLRGDLNLKHLEIDKTLEIVAKEYAINLNKNKVLTHTLFGTTPMQRVKKYDKYFCRIREILASGLDVQDVTGAWLNSQKHKEALLNKDTSKMGGYVLRTQDKKNIFVVLFGEKF; encoded by the coding sequence ATGCAAAAAAAATTTATTTGCATTATTTTAATTTTTACAAGTCAATTTACACTCTTAGGTATAAATGAAGACCTAAAATTTCTTTACTCATCAATCCATAAATTAAGAGGTGATTTAAATTTAAAACATCTAGAAATAGATAAAACTCTTGAGATAGTGGCAAAAGAATATGCAATCAATCTTAATAAAAACAAAGTATTAACTCATACACTCTTTGGCACAACTCCTATGCAAAGAGTTAAAAAATATGATAAATATTTTTGCAGGATAAGAGAAATTTTAGCATCAGGACTAGATGTCCAAGATGTAACGGGTGCCTGGCTTAATAGTCAGAAACACAAAGAAGCCCTTTTAAACAAAGACACAAGCAAAATGGGAGGGTACGTACTACGAACACAAGACAAAAAAAATATATTCGTAGTCCTTTTCGGAGAAAAATTTTAA
- a CDS encoding hydroxymethylglutaryl-CoA synthase — protein MRVGISDIRVFLPLNYLNFNVLLSNSLYKSDGIFFKKFNRAIDATLQKAFRFTSPNEDSVTMASSAVKLIFDNNNLKLDKMRIFLGGTETGVDYSKSISSYVYGALKLAGIDLKNNFLTFQAQHACAGSALALHSAASILSQLDRSEYGIVFSSDIAHYNNLTTAEITQGAGATAVLIEQNPKVLSINLSEFGVYTDDVDDFFRPFGSLEAKVKGRYSIECYNKANEEALADFAYKKNMSIKDLFSNYRFILHVPFAKMPIDSMHYVLKKYYSEDESERNAYLESIDFYDSVEASKEVGNLYTGSIFLSLMSYLKRVFAKKDISGEKILFCSYGSGNIMVIYELTVEDHAQYVVKTWDIDKILSVRHNASFDEYRDFFENKIAPGESQGFYLKEIREDGYRVYGYRA, from the coding sequence ATGAGAGTAGGTATTAGTGATATTAGAGTTTTTTTACCTTTAAATTATTTAAATTTTAATGTTCTTTTAAGCAATTCTTTATATAAGTCTGATGGGATTTTTTTTAAGAAATTTAATAGAGCAATTGATGCAACCCTTCAGAAGGCATTTAGATTTACAAGTCCTAATGAAGACAGTGTTACAATGGCTAGTTCTGCTGTTAAGCTAATTTTTGATAATAATAATCTTAAGTTAGATAAGATGAGGATATTTTTAGGCGGAACTGAGACGGGGGTGGATTATTCAAAGTCAATCTCATCTTATGTCTATGGGGCTTTGAAGTTGGCTGGCATTGATTTAAAAAATAATTTCTTGACTTTTCAAGCTCAGCATGCATGTGCAGGTTCTGCGCTTGCTTTGCACAGTGCCGCAAGTATTTTGAGTCAGTTAGATAGGTCTGAATATGGCATAGTATTCTCTAGTGATATTGCACATTATAATAATCTTACAACAGCAGAGATTACTCAAGGGGCTGGAGCAACAGCAGTACTTATCGAACAAAATCCAAAAGTTTTATCTATTAATTTGTCTGAATTTGGGGTTTATACTGATGATGTTGATGATTTCTTTAGACCATTTGGAAGTCTTGAGGCTAAGGTAAAGGGACGTTATTCTATTGAATGCTATAATAAGGCAAATGAAGAAGCTTTAGCAGATTTTGCATATAAGAAAAATATGAGTATTAAGGATTTATTTTCTAACTATAGATTTATTTTGCATGTACCTTTTGCAAAAATGCCTATAGATTCAATGCATTATGTTTTAAAGAAATATTATAGTGAAGATGAATCTGAGCGAAATGCTTATTTAGAATCAATAGACTTTTATGATTCTGTTGAGGCTTCTAAGGAAGTGGGAAATTTATATACAGGGTCGATATTTTTATCTTTAATGTCTTATTTGAAACGAGTATTTGCAAAAAAGGATATTAGTGGGGAGAAAATACTTTTTTGTTCTTATGGATCTGGTAATATTATGGTTATTTATGAGCTTACAGTTGAAGATCATGCTCAATATGTTGTTAAGACTTGGGATATTGATAAAATACTCTCAGTAAGGCATAATGCAAGCTTTGATGAGTATAGAGATTTTTTTGAAAATAAGATCGCGCCAGGTGAATCCCAAGGCTTCTATTTAAAGGAAATTAGAGAGGATGGATACCGAGTTTATGGGTATCGAGCCTAA
- the mvk gene encoding mevalonate kinase → MFIIKKPSKILFLGEHSAVYGFPVIGATIPLYMHLVYTFSASWRYLGVPFLKIDEVIHFINKRFNKVRPIEFLIFSQIPVGLGFGSSASLSLCFAEYIVSHDEYSTYDKILLAREIENIFHGRSSGMDVLLVELDGTFYLESRNGALSYLRISFCNFYFLIGAVRRECATNEIISDLSYRISLDNDQFEIIKKLGWIARDSYVAFEKRDIALLANNMNVANNCLNSLGLSSGVLDYVIERGRKFKALAGKLSGAGRGGAFILLFQNKNEASLCLEELNKDLDKNNIDLIFKLKIFKC, encoded by the coding sequence ATGTTTATAATAAAAAAACCTTCTAAAATATTATTCTTAGGCGAACATAGTGCCGTTTATGGTTTTCCAGTAATTGGTGCTACGATACCTCTTTATATGCACTTAGTTTATACCTTTTCTGCTTCTTGGAGGTACTTGGGAGTACCTTTTTTAAAAATAGATGAGGTAATACATTTTATTAATAAAAGGTTTAATAAAGTTAGGCCCATTGAATTTTTAATTTTTTCTCAAATTCCAGTTGGACTGGGATTTGGTTCTTCTGCCAGTCTTAGTTTATGTTTTGCTGAATATATTGTAAGTCATGATGAATATAGTACTTACGATAAAATTTTGCTGGCAAGGGAAATTGAAAATATTTTTCATGGCAGGTCTTCTGGTATGGACGTTTTGCTTGTTGAGTTAGATGGAACTTTTTATTTAGAGAGTCGAAATGGTGCTTTAAGTTATCTAAGAATATCATTTTGTAATTTTTACTTTTTAATTGGAGCAGTTAGAAGGGAATGTGCAACAAATGAAATAATATCTGATTTGAGCTATAGGATTTCTCTTGATAATGATCAATTTGAAATTATTAAAAAACTTGGTTGGATTGCTAGGGATTCTTATGTTGCTTTTGAGAAACGAGATATTGCTTTATTGGCGAATAATATGAATGTTGCAAATAATTGTTTAAATTCTTTGGGTTTATCTTCAGGTGTACTTGATTATGTAATAGAGAGAGGTAGAAAATTTAAGGCTCTTGCTGGTAAATTGAGTGGTGCTGGTAGGGGTGGGGCTTTTATTTTACTTTTTCAAAATAAGAATGAAGCTAGCTTGTGTTTAGAGGAATTGAATAAGGATTTAGATAAGAATAATATTGATTTGATTTTTAAACTTAAAATATTTAAGTGTTAA
- a CDS encoding Dps family protein: protein MSNHLSYLKKDDLDKINLKLQELLAGLHVFYANLRGIHWNIKDINFFVIHKKTEKLYDYVAEVIDIIAERSRALGYDSEFRCSEFIKKSFINEISLDETSSLMPSISSIVSNLKDILKNISDTRCFIDGTSDYGTANVLDDIIVSFEKYLWMYSSLLGGCGCALLHKMEHCEKGYVS, encoded by the coding sequence ATGTCAAATCATTTAAGTTATTTAAAGAAGGATGATTTAGATAAAATAAATTTAAAACTTCAAGAATTGTTAGCAGGACTTCATGTTTTTTATGCTAATTTGAGAGGTATCCATTGGAACATAAAGGATATTAATTTTTTTGTGATTCATAAAAAAACTGAGAAACTTTATGATTATGTTGCAGAGGTGATCGATATTATAGCTGAGAGGTCTAGAGCGCTTGGATATGATTCTGAGTTTAGATGTTCTGAATTTATTAAGAAATCATTTATTAATGAGATTAGTTTAGATGAAACTTCAAGTCTTATGCCTTCAATTAGTAGTATTGTTTCTAATCTTAAAGATATTCTTAAAAATATATCTGATACAAGATGTTTTATTGATGGTACATCTGATTATGGGACAGCTAATGTTTTAGATGATATTATTGTTTCTTTTGAAAAGTATTTATGGATGTACAGTTCTTTGTTAGGTGGTTGCGGGTGTGCATTATTGCATAAGATGGAGCATTGTGAGAAAGGTTACGTTAGTTGA
- the mvaD gene encoding diphosphomevalonate decarboxylase translates to MKIRCKANPSLALIKYWGKRDKFLNIPATSSIAVSVDKFYSISELELSCKDEIILNSRAIVLQEREINFFNYARKILNEPNVGFRVISENNFPTAAGLASSSSGFASIAACILRYFNQYSHQKASQLARIGSASAARAIYGGFTFLKEGARSAFQLNNFNYFNDLCIIFAIVDSRKKDMSSRAAMEICKQEKFYWDAWIKSSRNIFKEALFFLLKGDFNEFGLKIVKSYQCMFALMLSSSIIYFKSNTIELIKYIAALRSRGISVFETMDAGPQVKVLCLKKDLELVLTELTSNFRDVDFIVSRIGSGLEWI, encoded by the coding sequence GTGAAGATTAGATGTAAGGCAAATCCTAGTTTGGCGTTAATTAAGTATTGGGGCAAGAGAGATAAATTTTTGAATATTCCAGCTACTTCAAGCATTGCCGTAAGTGTTGATAAATTTTATTCAATAAGCGAACTTGAATTATCATGTAAGGATGAAATAATTTTAAATTCAAGGGCTATTGTATTACAAGAGAGGGAAATAAATTTTTTTAATTATGCAAGGAAAATTTTAAATGAGCCAAATGTTGGATTTAGGGTAATTAGTGAAAATAATTTTCCAACAGCCGCAGGACTTGCAAGTTCAAGCTCTGGGTTTGCATCTATTGCTGCTTGTATTTTAAGATATTTTAATCAATATTCCCATCAAAAAGCTTCACAGCTTGCAAGAATAGGCTCAGCTTCAGCGGCAAGAGCTATTTATGGTGGATTTACCTTTTTAAAGGAAGGGGCCAGGAGTGCATTTCAGTTAAATAATTTTAATTATTTTAATGATTTGTGCATAATATTTGCTATAGTTGATAGCAGAAAAAAAGATATGTCTTCAAGGGCTGCCATGGAGATTTGCAAGCAGGAGAAATTTTATTGGGATGCTTGGATTAAGTCTAGTCGAAATATATTTAAAGAAGCTTTATTTTTTTTGTTAAAAGGAGATTTTAACGAATTTGGTCTTAAGATTGTAAAAAGTTATCAGTGTATGTTTGCTTTAATGTTATCATCTTCCATTATTTATTTTAAAAGTAATACTATAGAGTTAATAAAGTATATTGCTGCTCTTAGAAGTAGAGGTATTTCTGTTTTTGAAACGATGGATGCTGGGCCACAGGTTAAGGTGTTGTGCCTAAAGAAAGATTTGGAATTAGTTTTAACTGAACTTACTAGCAATTTTAGAGATGTTGATTTTATTGTTTCAAGGATTGGAAGTGGTTTGGAATGGATATAA
- the fni gene encoding type 2 isopentenyl-diphosphate Delta-isomerase, with translation MGIEPNILNNKKRQIEICLNKEDVSKSDNLLNFVNLKHDALSELDFYEIDTSESIFGYDIAMPIFISSMTGGIQEGNKLNKSLVKIANNLRIPMGLGSFKLIFKYPEYIKYFALRKCADNIPLFSNIGAIQLREFGIFKVIEIIKKLEVDAIIVHLNSGQELMNSRGDRNFKGIKDSIARLCDASNLPVIVKETGFGISPGCVISLLDLGVSYVDLAGSGGTNWVLVEGIKEENLNVASCFSNWGISSVLTLLSIKDSFKDRIFASGGYETGIDIAKGIALGAKLVGIASAILRAFYAGGEDALYKLLKDYEYVLKMSMLLSNSKNLVQFRLNKYFLSHPLSFNVKSFKDFYET, from the coding sequence ATGGGTATCGAGCCTAATATATTAAATAATAAAAAACGACAGATTGAAATTTGTTTAAATAAAGAAGATGTTAGCAAGAGTGATAATCTTTTAAATTTTGTTAATTTAAAGCATGATGCACTCAGTGAGCTTGATTTTTATGAGATAGATACAAGTGAGAGTATATTTGGTTATGATATTGCTATGCCTATTTTTATCTCATCAATGACAGGGGGTATTCAAGAGGGCAATAAACTGAATAAGTCTCTTGTTAAGATTGCAAATAACTTAAGAATTCCAATGGGTCTTGGATCTTTTAAGCTTATATTTAAATATCCTGAATATATTAAATATTTCGCCTTAAGGAAGTGTGCTGATAATATTCCTTTATTTTCAAATATTGGTGCTATTCAGTTAAGAGAATTTGGAATATTTAAAGTAATTGAGATAATTAAGAAGCTCGAGGTTGATGCCATAATTGTGCATTTAAATTCAGGCCAGGAATTAATGAATTCAAGAGGTGATCGAAATTTTAAAGGAATTAAGGATTCAATTGCTAGGCTTTGTGATGCATCAAATTTACCAGTCATTGTTAAAGAAACAGGTTTTGGGATTTCACCGGGTTGTGTTATCAGTTTACTAGATCTTGGAGTGTCTTATGTTGATCTTGCTGGTAGTGGTGGAACTAACTGGGTTTTGGTCGAAGGAATTAAAGAAGAAAATTTGAATGTTGCGTCTTGTTTTTCTAATTGGGGCATATCTTCAGTTTTAACATTACTTAGTATTAAGGATTCTTTTAAAGATAGGATTTTTGCATCAGGAGGATATGAGACGGGAATAGATATCGCTAAAGGCATTGCTCTTGGGGCTAAGTTGGTGGGTATTGCATCAGCCATTCTTAGAGCTTTTTATGCGGGAGGTGAGGATGCCTTATATAAACTTTTAAAAGATTATGAATATGTTTTAAAGATGTCTATGCTTTTAAGTAATAGTAAAAATTTGGTACAGTTTAGGTTAAATAAATATTTCTTAAGTCATCCGTTGTCGTTTAATGTTAAGAGTTTTAAGGATTTTTATGAGACTTAG
- the mnmA gene encoding tRNA 2-thiouridine(34) synthase MnmA — MKIAVLLSGGVDSSVALYTMIQKGYKNIKCYYLKIWLEDELSYIGECPWEEDINYVEAVCTKFNVPYEIISLQDEYYKRVVTYAIEELKIGNTPSPDIFCNQRIKFGAFFDKINEHYDLIVTGHYAKIENKNNHYILKQAKDKIKDQSYFLSHLSREQISKLHFPLGDLLKTEIRQIAHKIDLPNKNRKDSQGICFLGKIKYDEFIKYHLGELKGNIIEQETGKILGTHNGYWFFTIGQRKGIKLSHGPWFVTEKDIQNNIIYISNSVNYLAQGKHQFLVHKTNWINKPVNNIDLSAKIRHGEKKIKCKIEMLKNDIIKVDLEEKDYGISPGQFCIFYQEDECLGGAQILQTLT; from the coding sequence ATGAAAATAGCAGTACTTCTATCTGGTGGCGTAGACAGCTCTGTAGCTCTTTATACAATGATACAAAAAGGATATAAGAATATAAAATGTTATTATCTCAAAATTTGGCTTGAAGATGAACTTTCTTATATTGGAGAGTGTCCTTGGGAAGAAGATATTAATTATGTAGAAGCTGTGTGTACAAAATTCAATGTACCATATGAAATCATCAGCTTGCAAGATGAATATTACAAAAGAGTAGTAACTTATGCTATTGAAGAACTAAAAATCGGAAATACCCCAAGTCCAGATATATTTTGCAATCAAAGAATAAAATTTGGTGCATTCTTTGACAAGATCAACGAACATTACGATTTAATTGTCACAGGACACTATGCCAAAATAGAAAACAAAAATAATCATTACATACTTAAACAAGCTAAAGATAAAATAAAAGATCAAAGCTATTTCTTATCCCATCTCTCTAGAGAACAAATATCAAAATTGCATTTTCCATTAGGAGACTTATTAAAAACTGAAATAAGACAAATAGCACACAAAATAGATTTGCCTAATAAAAACAGAAAAGACAGTCAAGGGATCTGTTTTCTTGGAAAAATCAAATATGATGAATTTATAAAATACCACTTGGGAGAACTTAAAGGTAATATAATCGAACAAGAAACGGGCAAAATACTTGGAACACATAATGGATATTGGTTTTTTACAATTGGACAAAGAAAAGGCATCAAACTCAGCCACGGGCCATGGTTTGTCACAGAAAAGGATATTCAAAATAACATTATTTATATCTCAAACAGTGTAAATTACCTGGCACAAGGAAAACACCAATTTTTAGTTCACAAAACAAACTGGATAAATAAGCCAGTAAATAATATCGACTTAAGCGCCAAAATAAGACATGGAGAAAAAAAAATAAAATGCAAAATAGAAATGTTAAAAAACGACATTATAAAAGTTGACTTAGAAGAAAAAGACTATGGAATCTCACCGGGACAATTTTGCATATTTTATCAAGAAGATGAGTGCCTGGGTGGAGCTCAAATCCTTCAAACCCTAACATAA